The Cellvibrio polysaccharolyticus genomic interval TGCCAGGTGTGCCTGCCACCGTTGCAGTCGGGCGATGTGTTGCAACAGAGTAACCCGTGCACCTTCAAGACGGGATTGTGCTTGCACCGCATCGGAACGGGTACTGGCACCGCTTCTGCTGCGTTGTTCGGCCAAATCCAAAATTCGGGTTACGCCCTCAATTTGGTCTTCGGCAATGTTGAATAAATTTTGATAGCGTTGAATTTCAATAACCGCATAAGCGGTATCGCGAATTATTTGATCAATCGTATAAAGCAGATTGGCCTGCCCCAATGCAACCCCGGCGCGGGCGGCCTTCACATCATTGGCAACCTTGCCAAAGTCATACAACATTTGCGACACCGACAGCACCAGTGCCTGGCTGCTTTTACTTTCGTCATAAGTATTATCGTAACCGCTGCGCAAACCGCCCTGAATTCTCGGATAGTAACCGGCGCGGGCAATGGCTATTTGCTCTTCGCGTTGAGACAAAATAGCTACAGCTTCGCCAATAGCAGGATGCCACTGCACGGACTGACCAATAGCTTGTTCAATAGCCAAGGGCGGCGTGGATAGGGAAGGCGCTGATGAATAAAACGCAGAATTTCCCGCAGTATTAACGACTGCATTCGCAGAGACTGTTTCAGTTTCCAACGCTGTTACCTGAGCAAAGATAACCGTGCTGCAACCGTACAAAACCATACCCGGCAGCAGTGAGCCGACATTCCGGGTCAGGTTTAACCACCTGATCATAACAATCATCCTTTTGTAACGCTTCTGTCAGCGTTTTATCTGCTACAGGTCGTGCAGATATTTTATAAGAGAGGTAACGACACCCGCAGGTGCCGTTACCTGTCACAAACATCAACCCAGATAATTGTCAGGCTGATTCCAGAGGTCGTCGTTTTGCGCCACCGGCTCTGTCAGTACAATTTCACTGGCATCGCTAGTGAGCGTGTTATCAACCGGTGGTTCGTCAGTAGCCAGCGATGCCGTTTCCTCCTCGAACGACAGGGCTATTTCTTCCGATGATTCATGAACCAGCTCTTCGAGCGAGACATCAAGTTCGGCATCCTCTGCAGCCACCGATTCATCGTTTGAGGCAAGATCAAGATCCAGGTCAGGAATATCGTCAAAGAAAGCCAGCGGCGAAGGACCGGTGTTAACCACACCCGCACCGGACACATCAACGGTAATTTCCAGCGAGGCTTGCGATGTCTCACCGTTAGGAGCGACTACCTGATATTGGAAAATATCAACAACGTCTGCGGTGTGATGAACAGGATTACCGGTTGGGCTGTAGTGATAGCTACCATCTTGCTGAATGAGCAAATTGCCGTATGACCCCACCACGGTTAAACCACTCGTTGGAATATCCTGATAAGAACCTCCGGACTGAACCATTAGTTTGGTAGCCGGTGAGCCCAAATCGTCATCAGCCAACACGTTGCCGCTAACACCCGGATTGCTGTTAACTTCGTACTGATTCAAATGGGTATCGGTGCGGGTGAGGTAAACCGCTGAGCTGAAATTGGACAGAGCGACCGTACTGATGGTGGCTTTAACCTGGTAACTGCCCGCACTCAGGTCGCCCGGCACCTGGAGCTGAAGACCGGACAAACCATTCAGCAGGGGTAGTGATGCCAACGCCGTACCACTGGCATTGCCGCCTGGCACAGGAACCCACGTGGATGTTCCTTCATTCCATTTGAGCAGTTGCAGCGTATAGGTTGGCAATACCGATAATGAACCGAGGCTGGCGTCAGTACCCACGATTAACACGACATTCGATTTATCGTTGGCGTTAACGGTGAAAGAAACCGTGGTCTGCCCGGTTTTGACAAGCCCGCCACTGAGGCCAAAATCGGCGCCCAGCTTGGCGGTCGCTGTGGGCGAAACAACATTTCTGTAACTGAGTGCTGCCGTTGCCTGATCATCC includes:
- a CDS encoding TolC family outer membrane protein encodes the protein MIRWLNLTRNVGSLLPGMVLYGCSTVIFAQVTALETETVSANAVVNTAGNSAFYSSAPSLSTPPLAIEQAIGQSVQWHPAIGEAVAILSQREEQIAIARAGYYPRIQGGLRSGYDNTYDESKSSQALVLSVSQMLYDFGKVANDVKAARAGVALGQANLLYTIDQIIRDTAYAVIEIQRYQNLFNIAEDQIEGVTRILDLAEQRSRSGASTRSDAVQAQSRLEGARVTLLQHIARLQRWQAHLASLIGESGSRTATDDFPAQLLSSCDQSESDPLKVPEFLIAQARQAEAIARRDLARSENRPTISIDPSVTHYLDNNYQVGPNQDRTQWGVFLNVNMPFYQGGSNRARVRSADFALRSAEAALESAKLIVKQGLFEAFTQTASLERSLESLARRDISISETRDLYRQQYLDLGTRSLLDLLNAEQEIHQSRFDRQNTISDLRRLQIDCLYNTGELRDAFALTRAPVQGVEITP